A single window of Rhipicephalus microplus isolate Deutch F79 chromosome 5, USDA_Rmic, whole genome shotgun sequence DNA harbors:
- the LOC119173653 gene encoding arylamine N-acetyltransferase: MDPLTAQQTDEYLARLGVPKKEPFTADLDLLRTLIEAHLQRVTFENIDVLLGRPIALDVNSLFAKVVERGRGGYCFELNSLFARLLQALGYQLRLRMARVRWGLPLEAPITLQQHVVLIVDLPEGEHLVDVGFGAANPYLPLPLNETQVSVNHPYWLRQIGAEADCEPGTLELCIRGRDEWITLYRIEPRDQRWRDCVPLNWYTCTNPDSIMRRVLMMGRTDGEAWLSLFNGRYRRRLRVCGGNAVQKRQIKDVDDLLSLIQTEFCLQLCPDDLESLRSRLLTFNLEELRF, translated from the coding sequence ATGGATCCGTTGACGGCGCAGCAAACAGACGAGTACTTGGCACGTCTCGGTGTGCCTAAGAAGGAGCCTTTCACCGCCGACCTGGATTTGCTTCGAACCCTCATAGAGGCGCACCTGCAACGCGTTACCTTCGAAAATATTGACGTTTTGCTGGGCAGACCGATTGCGCTGGACGTCAACTCGCTGTTCGCCAAGGTGGTGGAGCGCGGGCGTGGTGGCTACTGCTTCGAGCTCAACTCCCTCTTCGCTCGTCTTCTGCAAGCTCTGGGCTACCAGCTGCGTTTGCGCATGGCCCGAGTTCGCTGGGGTCTTCCTCTAGAAGCACCGATAACGCTTCAGCAGCACGTGGTGCTCATTGTGGACCTCCCCGAGGGCGAGCACCTTGTGGACGTGGGATTCGGTGCGGCCAACCCATACCTTCCGCTGCCCCTAAACGAAACGCAGGTCAGCGTGAACCACCCGTACTGGCTGCGACAGATCGGTGCTGAAGCTGACTGCGAACCTGGTACGCTGGAACTTTGTATTCGAGGCCGTGATGAGTGGATAACGCTGTACCGCATAGAACCGCGCGATCAGCGCTGGCGGGACTGTGTCCCTCTCAACTGGTACACTTGTACGAATCCTGATTCTATAATGCGACGAGTGCTCATGATGGGGCGCACGGATGGAGAGGCGTGGCTCAGTTTGTTCAATGGTCGGTACAGGCGCCGCCTGCGCGTCTGTGGTGGCAACGCCGTGCAGAAGAGGCAGATCAAGGACGTGGACGACTTGCTTTCCCTGATCCAAACTGAGTTTTGCCTTCAGCTGTGCCCCGATGATTTGGAATCACTGCGTAGTCGCTTGTTAACATTTAACCTCGAGGAACTTCGCTTTTAA